The Dasypus novemcinctus isolate mDasNov1 chromosome 12, mDasNov1.1.hap2, whole genome shotgun sequence genome includes a window with the following:
- the CALCOCO1 gene encoding calcium-binding and coiled-coil domain-containing protein 1 isoform X2 encodes MTEEPSLSRAPSRGAVNFLNVARTYIPNTKVECHYTLPPGTVPSASDWIGIFKVEAACVRDYHTFVWSSVPESTTDGSSVHASVQFQASYLPKPGAQLYQFRYVNRQGRVCGQSPPFQFREPRPMDELVTLEETDSGSDILLVVPKATVLQNQLDESQQERNDLMQLKLQLEGEVSELRSRVLQLESALATAKQDHAELTEQYKGLSRSHGELTEERNILSRQQGDHVARILELEDDIQTISEKVLMKEVELDRVRDTVKVLSREQEKLLGQLKEVQADKEQSEAELQMAEQENRRLILELQEARGRQEEQGAQAQRLKDKVAQMKDTLGQAQQRVAELEPLKEQLRAAQELAASSQQKAALLGEELASAAGARDRTIAELHRSRLEVAEVNGRLAELSLHLKEEKNQWSKERAGLLQNVEAEKDKILKLSAEILRLEKALQEERTQNQVFKVELAREKDSSLVQLSESKRELTELRSALRVFQKEKEQLQEEKQELLEYMRKLEARLEKVADEKWNEDAATEDEEATAGLSCPAVLTDSEDESPEDMRLPPYRLCEHGDSGSSPAGPREPSLLVVISQPAPIAPHLSGPAEDSSSDSEAEDEKSVLMAAVQNGGEEANLLLPELGSAFYDVARQGFFLEAVAEFTP; translated from the exons ATGACGGAAGAACCATCACTCAGCCGAGCACCATCCCGGGGTGCAGTCAACTTTCTGAATGTAGCCCGGACCTACATCCCCAACACCAAGGTGGAATGCCACTATACCCTTCCCCCGGGCACTGTACCCAGTGCCAGTGACTGGATTGGCATCTTCAAG GTGGAGGCCGCCTGTGTTCGGGATTACCACACATTTGTGTGGTCTTCAGTGCCTGAAAGTACAACTGATGGTTCCTCTGTCCATGCCAGCGTCCAGTTCCAAG CCAGCTACCTGCCCAAACCGGGGGCCCAGCTCTACCAGTTCCGATACGTGAACCGCCAGGGTCGGGTGTGTGGGCAGAGCCCCCCTTTCCAATTCCGAGAGCCAAGGCCCATGGATGAATTGGTGACTCTGGAAGAGACCGACAGTGGCTCtgacatcttgctggttgtccccaaGGCAACTGTACTGCAG AATCAGCTGGATGAGAGCCAACAAGAACGAAATGACCTGATGCAGCTGAAGCTGCAGCTGGAGGGAGAGGTGTCAGAGCTGAGGAGCCGAGTCCTGCAGCTTGAGAGTGCTCTGGCAACAGCCAAGCAGGACCATGCAGAGCTGACAGAGCAGTACAAG GGACTTTCCCGATCCCATGGGGAGCTCACAGAAGAGAGGAACATCCTGAGCCGTCAGCAGGGAGACCACGTGGCACGAATTCTGGAGCTGGAGGATGATATCCAGACCATCAGTGAGAAAGTGCTGATGAAAGAGGTAGAACTGGACAG GGTTAGAGACACAGTGAAGGTCCTGTCTCGGGAACAAGAGAAGCTCCTTGGGCAACTGAAGGAAGtacaagcagacaaggagcaaagtGAG GCTGAGCTCCAAATGGCAGAACAGGAGAACCGTCGCTTGATTTTGGAGCTGCAGGAGGCCAGGGGCCGGCAGGAGGAGCAGGGTGCTCAGGCACAACGACTGAAGGACAAGGTGGCCCAGATGAAGGACACCCTAGGCCAGGCCCAGCAGCGGGTG GCTGAGCTGGAGCCCCTGAAGGAGCAGCTTCGAGCGGCCCAGGAGCTTGCAGCCTCAAGCCAGCAGAAAGCAGCCCTTCTGGGGGAGGAGTTGGCCAGCGCAGCAGGAGCCAGGGACCGCACCATAGCTGAGCTACACCGCAGCCGCCTGGAAGTGGCTGAAGTCAATGGCAGGCTGGCCGAGCTCAGTCTGCAcctgaaggaggaaaaaaaccagTGGAGCAAGGAGCGGGCCGGGCTGCTGCAGAATGTGGAG gcagagaaggacaagatCCTGAAGCTGAGTGCAGAGATACTTCGACTGGAGAAGGCACTTCAGGAGGAGAGGACCCAAAATCAAGTGTTCAAGGTCGAACTGGCCCGGGAAAAGGACTCTAGCCTG GTGCAGTTGTCAGAGAGTAAGCGGGAACTGACAGAGCTGCGATCAGCCCTGCGcgtgttccagaaggaaaaagaacagctgCAGGAGGAGAAGCAG GAACTGCTAGAGTACATGAGAAAGCTGGAGGCCCGCCTGGAGAAGGTGGCAGATGAGAAGTGGAATGAGGATGCTGCCACCGAGGATGAGGAGGCCACTGCAGGACTGA GCTGCCCGGCAGTACTGACAGACTCAGAGGACGAGTCCCCAGAAGACATGAGGCTCCCGCCCTATCGCCTGTGTGAGCATGGAGACTCAGGCTCCTCTCCTGCTGGGCCCCGAGAGCCTTCTCTTCTTGTTGTCATCAGCCAGCCGGCTCCCATTGCTCCCCACCTCTCAGGGCCAGCTGAGGACAGTAGCTCTGACTCG GAAGCTGAAGATGAGAAGTCAGTCCTGATGGCCGCTGTGCAGAATGGGGGTGAGGAGGCCAACCTGCTGCTTCCTGAACTGGGCAGTGCCTTCTATGACGTGGCCAG ACAGGGATTCTTCTTGGAAGCAGTGGCTGAATTTACCCCCTGA
- the CALCOCO1 gene encoding calcium-binding and coiled-coil domain-containing protein 1 isoform X1: MTEEPSLSRAPSRGAVNFLNVARTYIPNTKVECHYTLPPGTVPSASDWIGIFKVEAACVRDYHTFVWSSVPESTTDGSSVHASVQFQASYLPKPGAQLYQFRYVNRQGRVCGQSPPFQFREPRPMDELVTLEETDSGSDILLVVPKATVLQNQLDESQQERNDLMQLKLQLEGEVSELRSRVLQLESALATAKQDHAELTEQYKGLSRSHGELTEERNILSRQQGDHVARILELEDDIQTISEKVLMKEVELDRVRDTVKVLSREQEKLLGQLKEVQADKEQSEAELQMAEQENRRLILELQEARGRQEEQGAQAQRLKDKVAQMKDTLGQAQQRVAELEPLKEQLRAAQELAASSQQKAALLGEELASAAGARDRTIAELHRSRLEVAEVNGRLAELSLHLKEEKNQWSKERAGLLQNVEAEKDKILKLSAEILRLEKALQEERTQNQVFKVELAREKDSSLVQLSESKRELTELRSALRVFQKEKEQLQEEKQELLEYMRKLEARLEKVADEKWNEDAATEDEEATAGLSCPAVLTDSEDESPEDMRLPPYRLCEHGDSGSSPAGPREPSLLVVISQPAPIAPHLSGPAEDSSSDSEAEDEKSVLMAAVQNGGEEANLLLPELGSAFYDVASGFAVGPLSEASTGGPGTPPWKECPICKERFPAESDKDALEDHMDGHFFFSTQDPFTFE; encoded by the exons ATGACGGAAGAACCATCACTCAGCCGAGCACCATCCCGGGGTGCAGTCAACTTTCTGAATGTAGCCCGGACCTACATCCCCAACACCAAGGTGGAATGCCACTATACCCTTCCCCCGGGCACTGTACCCAGTGCCAGTGACTGGATTGGCATCTTCAAG GTGGAGGCCGCCTGTGTTCGGGATTACCACACATTTGTGTGGTCTTCAGTGCCTGAAAGTACAACTGATGGTTCCTCTGTCCATGCCAGCGTCCAGTTCCAAG CCAGCTACCTGCCCAAACCGGGGGCCCAGCTCTACCAGTTCCGATACGTGAACCGCCAGGGTCGGGTGTGTGGGCAGAGCCCCCCTTTCCAATTCCGAGAGCCAAGGCCCATGGATGAATTGGTGACTCTGGAAGAGACCGACAGTGGCTCtgacatcttgctggttgtccccaaGGCAACTGTACTGCAG AATCAGCTGGATGAGAGCCAACAAGAACGAAATGACCTGATGCAGCTGAAGCTGCAGCTGGAGGGAGAGGTGTCAGAGCTGAGGAGCCGAGTCCTGCAGCTTGAGAGTGCTCTGGCAACAGCCAAGCAGGACCATGCAGAGCTGACAGAGCAGTACAAG GGACTTTCCCGATCCCATGGGGAGCTCACAGAAGAGAGGAACATCCTGAGCCGTCAGCAGGGAGACCACGTGGCACGAATTCTGGAGCTGGAGGATGATATCCAGACCATCAGTGAGAAAGTGCTGATGAAAGAGGTAGAACTGGACAG GGTTAGAGACACAGTGAAGGTCCTGTCTCGGGAACAAGAGAAGCTCCTTGGGCAACTGAAGGAAGtacaagcagacaaggagcaaagtGAG GCTGAGCTCCAAATGGCAGAACAGGAGAACCGTCGCTTGATTTTGGAGCTGCAGGAGGCCAGGGGCCGGCAGGAGGAGCAGGGTGCTCAGGCACAACGACTGAAGGACAAGGTGGCCCAGATGAAGGACACCCTAGGCCAGGCCCAGCAGCGGGTG GCTGAGCTGGAGCCCCTGAAGGAGCAGCTTCGAGCGGCCCAGGAGCTTGCAGCCTCAAGCCAGCAGAAAGCAGCCCTTCTGGGGGAGGAGTTGGCCAGCGCAGCAGGAGCCAGGGACCGCACCATAGCTGAGCTACACCGCAGCCGCCTGGAAGTGGCTGAAGTCAATGGCAGGCTGGCCGAGCTCAGTCTGCAcctgaaggaggaaaaaaaccagTGGAGCAAGGAGCGGGCCGGGCTGCTGCAGAATGTGGAG gcagagaaggacaagatCCTGAAGCTGAGTGCAGAGATACTTCGACTGGAGAAGGCACTTCAGGAGGAGAGGACCCAAAATCAAGTGTTCAAGGTCGAACTGGCCCGGGAAAAGGACTCTAGCCTG GTGCAGTTGTCAGAGAGTAAGCGGGAACTGACAGAGCTGCGATCAGCCCTGCGcgtgttccagaaggaaaaagaacagctgCAGGAGGAGAAGCAG GAACTGCTAGAGTACATGAGAAAGCTGGAGGCCCGCCTGGAGAAGGTGGCAGATGAGAAGTGGAATGAGGATGCTGCCACCGAGGATGAGGAGGCCACTGCAGGACTGA GCTGCCCGGCAGTACTGACAGACTCAGAGGACGAGTCCCCAGAAGACATGAGGCTCCCGCCCTATCGCCTGTGTGAGCATGGAGACTCAGGCTCCTCTCCTGCTGGGCCCCGAGAGCCTTCTCTTCTTGTTGTCATCAGCCAGCCGGCTCCCATTGCTCCCCACCTCTCAGGGCCAGCTGAGGACAGTAGCTCTGACTCG GAAGCTGAAGATGAGAAGTCAGTCCTGATGGCCGCTGTGCAGAATGGGGGTGAGGAGGCCAACCTGCTGCTTCCTGAACTGGGCAGTGCCTTCTATGACGTGGCCAG TGGCTTTGCAGTGGGTCCCCTGTCAGAGGCCAGCACTGGGGGCCCTGGCACCCCCCCATGGAAGGAGTGTCCTATCTGTAAGGAGCGCTTCCCTGCTGAGAGTGACAAGGATGCCCTGGAGGACCACATGGATGGACACTTCTTTTTCAGCACCCAGGACCCCTTCACCTTTGAATGA